AGCGCGCTGGCTCTTTGATTTGCCTTGTCGCGCAGCCGGGAGCAGGTGGCCCGTGCGTCCTCAAAAATAACGATTTCGAGATCTGGATGTTTGTTGGCGTTCAGATCCAAAAGAGTTGACAGGGTCATTTCCATGGCTTAAATCTCCGTTCAGAATCGTATCAGGATTAAAATGTTGTTTTTTCACTCAATCAGGGATTATTTTTTTTGACTCGGCCTTTCTCTTTAAAATTACCTTAACTTTTGCTTGGAATCAAGGACGTTCCGCAGCCAATCCCCGAAATTCCTTCTATCCATACTTTCATTATTCTTTTGAGATAAATCTAGGGCAATTTGAGCGCACCTTTTAACTTTTTCCAGGTCACCTTCCAATGGCCATATAATTTACAGCCGATATAATACTGTCATTTACTCTCAAGCTCGCGTATACTCGCGATATCATAAATTAAACGCGTTAATTTAGAAAGCTTATCTAAAAAGCTTATCAGGGGAGGTCCCATGACCATACCGGCTATCAAGGTAGAAGATATTAGCTATTCCTATGGTGATATAGAAGCGGTTAAGGGTATCAGTTTTAAGGTGGCCCAGGGTGAGATTCTGGGATTTCTCGGACCGAACGGGGCAGGCAAATCAACGACCATCAAGATGCTCACCGGCCAGCTAACACCAAAGAATGGTAAGGCCTCCATCTTGGGTGTGGACGTGACCAGGGACGACCCCAAAATCCAGGCTCAAATCGGGCAGGATTGACTCTCAGGCATGAATTTGGGAATATAGAATCCGTTTTATTGGGAATTCAAGATGATATCGGTTGTCCGGGAAGGAAGGGTACCATGTACCAATCGTCATCCTCAAGCGTTCTGGTGGAACAAAAAGATGGAGTGCTTCGCCTCAAGCTGAACCGGCCCGAGAAGCTCAACGCTATGAACTACGAGCTGATCATGGCCGCCAAGGAGATTGTCAGCCAGGTCGGTGAAGATTGGGATGTACGAGCCGTGGTTTTTGAAGGGCAGGGGGGTCATTTCTGTGCCGGAGACGATCCGGCTGACATGGGTCCGTGGCCTGAGGAGTACAGACACCGGCGTCCCGGCGGTCCTCACGGCCCCGCCCCCATACCTCAGCAGGACCTGCTGAAACTGGTCCGCAGCCTGCCCAAACCGACCATCGTCCTCATGCGCGGCCAGGCGCTCGGTCTCGGTCTTGACCTGGCCTGTGTGTGCGACATCAGGCTTTGCACTGATGACGCCGTTATCGGCGATCCCAGAATACTTCAGGCCAGGCACAACACGACCGGCCTGACCTACATCCTGCCTCGGCTGATCGGACAATCTCAGGCCATGCGCCTGCTCCTCCTGGGCGAGTCCATCAGCGGCTCTGAGGCCGAACGCATCGGCCTGGTTTATAAGTCGTTCAAACCTGAAAAATTTACGAGCCAGGCCGAAAAACTGATCGCCCAGGTCACGACCATGGCCACCCGCTCCTATGCAATCATCAAACAGCAGATCATCGAGGAACTGGACATGCCTTATGACACGGCGCTGATGCACTCATTCGCCATCCGCCAGACGAACATCATCGAGGACAAGGACGAAGGCATCCTGGCCTTTATTCAAAAGCGGAAGCCCAGCTTCAAGGGACGGTAGCCATGAGTGACGAAAGCGCTTTGATCGTCTATAA
This genomic stretch from Deltaproteobacteria bacterium harbors:
- a CDS encoding enoyl-CoA hydratase/isomerase family protein; protein product: MYQSSSSSVLVEQKDGVLRLKLNRPEKLNAMNYELIMAAKEIVSQVGEDWDVRAVVFEGQGGHFCAGDDPADMGPWPEEYRHRRPGGPHGPAPIPQQDLLKLVRSLPKPTIVLMRGQALGLGLDLACVCDIRLCTDDAVIGDPRILQARHNTTGLTYILPRLIGQSQAMRLLLLGESISGSEAERIGLVYKSFKPEKFTSQAEKLIAQVTTMATRSYAIIKQQIIEELDMPYDTALMHSFAIRQTNIIEDKDEGILAFIQKRKPSFKGR
- a CDS encoding ATP-binding cassette domain-containing protein, with amino-acid sequence MTIPAIKVEDISYSYGDIEAVKGISFKVAQGEILGFLGPNGAGKSTTIKMLTGQLTPKNGKASILGVDVTRDDPKIQAQIGQD